The DNA region GACCAGGACGCCGGCTCCGGTGAGGCGGTTGAGCAGGCTCGACTTGCCGGCGTTGGTGTAGCCGGCGATCGCGACGGACGGCACGTTGTGGCGCTTGCGCGACGACCGCTGGGTCGCCCGCGACGGCTCCATGGCCGCGATCTCCCGCTTGAGCTTGGCGACCCGGGTCCGGATCCGTCGCCGGTCCAGCTCGATCTTGGTCTCGCCGGGACCACGCGACCCGATGCCGGCACCCGCCGCGACCCGACCACCGGCCTGCCGCGACATCGACTCGCCCCAGCCACGCAGCCGCGGCAGGAGGTACACCAGCTGAGCGAGCTCGACCTGCGCCTTGCCCTCCCGCGACTTCGCGTGCTGGGCGAAGATGTCCAGGATCAACGCCGTCCGGTCGATGACCTTGACCTTGACGATGTCCTCGAGGCTGCGGCGCTGCGACGGAGCGAGGTCGGCGTCCACGATGACGGTGTCGGCCCCGGTGGCGGCGACCACCTCGGCCAGCTCGGTGGCCTTGCCCGAGCCGAGGAAGGTCGCGGGGTCCGGGGTCGACCTGCGCTGCAGGATGCCGTCGAGCACCTCCGAGCCGGCCGTCTCCGCGAGGGCCGCGAGCTCGCGCAGCGAGACCTCGGCATCGGCGACCGTGCCCGAGCTCCAGATGCCTGCGAGCACGACCTTCTCCAGCCGGAGCTGCCGGTACTCGACCTCGGTGACATCGCTGAGCTCGGTCGACAGACCGCGGACACGGCGCAGCGCCGCGCGGTCCTCGCGCTCCATCTGGTCGCCGTCCGTGTCGCTGCGGCGCGTCTCGCCGGCATCCAGGACGGTCCCGGCACGGGCCAGCACGCGGGCGACGACGGCGTCGGCAAGGTCACGGGCGTCGTGGGGCTGCGGTTCAGGCAGGGTCATCAGTACCTCTCGTCAGGTGACAAGCCTTGCACGCACGCGGTGCGCCCGCGAACGAATACCGGCGCCGGCGGGTGCCGACAGGTGCCCGACGGTGCGCGACGGTGCCGGACGGTGGCCCGACGCTCGGTACAGTGCCGACCGTGCCCAGCATGCCCCCCGGTCCTGACGCCGACAGCGCCCCGGCCGACAGCGCGCCGTCGGACGGCGACCACTACTTCTCGGCGGAGCCCGCCTCCGCCGCCGAGCGCCGCACGCTCGACGTGCACCTCGCAGGCCGCGACCTGACCGTGCAGACGGCTTCGGGCATCTTCTCCCCCGGCCGGGTCGATCTCGGCACCCAGGTGCTCCTGCGCTCGGTCCCGGCACCGCCGCCCGCGGGGAACCTGCTCGACCTCGGCTGCGGCTGGGGCCCGATCGCCGTGACCCTGGCCCTCCTGGCGCCGGGTGCGACCGTCTGGGCGGTGGACGTCAACACGCGCGCGCTCGACCTGCTCCGGCACACCATCCGGGACCTGGGGCTCGAGAACGTCGTCGCGGTCGGTCCGGACGACGTACCGGACGACGTGCTCTTCGCGGCCGTGTGGTCCAACCCGCCGATCCGGGTGGGCAAGGAGGTGCTGCACGGGATGCTCGGACGGTGGCTCCGCCGCCTCACGCCCGAGGGCCAGGCCCACCTGGTCGTCCAGCGCAACCTGGGCGCCGACTCCCTGCAGCGCTGGATCGTCACGGAGCTGGGGCTGCCGACCGAGCGGGTCGCCAGCGCCAAGGGCTTCCGCGTCCTGCGGGTCAGCCCGGCCTGAGCCCGCCGCCGCCCCGGCCACGTCCGCCGTGCCGCCGAGGTCGAGTCGGGTCGAGTCGGGTCAGCTCAGGGCATCGAGGTCGACAACCACGTCCGCGACCAGCACGGCGGGGCCGGCGAGCTCCACGTGCCCGCCGTCCAGGACACGGACGCGGACCATGCCGCCGGGGACCTGCACGGTCCAGGTGTCCGGCGCACCGGCACCTGCCCAGGTCCGCACCGCGAGCGCGGCGGCACACGCACCCGTCCCGCAGGACATGGTCTCGCCCACCCCGCGCTCGTGCACCCGCATCCGCACCTGCCCGACGACCTCGCCGTCCGGCGTCGTGGTCTCACCGAGGGGTACGACGAGCTCGACGTTGGTCCCGTGCGCAGGCGTCGGTGTCACCGTCGGCGCTCGGGTCAGGTCGACGGACGTGAGCTCGTCGACGTCGGCGAGGGCCAGCACGGTGTGCGGGTTGCCCAGGTCGACACTCAGCGCCGGCCGGGTCACCGCGAGTCCCGCGACGACGACCTCGGCGTCCATGCCTGCGACGACGGCCGCCTGGCCGCCGGGAAGGTGCCAGGGACCCATGTCGACCGCATACCAGTCGTCGGCGTCATCGGCGTCGTCCGCTGCCGGCTCGCGCCGTACCCGCCGGACCCCGGCCCGCGTGCCGAGGACCAGCTCGGCGGTGCCGTCCCACAGCCCGAGCCGCTCCGCGAAGCGCGCGACCACCCGCACGCCGTTGCCGCACATCTCCGCCACGCTGCCGTCGGCGTTGCGATAGTCCATGAACCA from Cellulomonas sp. KRMCY2 includes:
- the dapF gene encoding diaminopimelate epimerase, coding for MTSSADLRPDRGGRTLAVTKGHGTQNDFVLIADLDGSLDLTPHLVRGLTDRRAGVGGDGVIRLVASSALAAGAASLVEDPAARWFMDYRNADGSVAEMCGNGVRVVARFAERLGLWDGTAELVLGTRAGVRRVRREPAADDADDADDWYAVDMGPWHLPGGQAAVVAGMDAEVVVAGLAVTRPALSVDLGNPHTVLALADVDELTSVDLTRAPTVTPTPAHGTNVELVVPLGETTTPDGEVVGQVRMRVHERGVGETMSCGTGACAAALAVRTWAGAGAPDTWTVQVPGGMVRVRVLDGGHVELAGPAVLVADVVVDLDALS
- a CDS encoding class I SAM-dependent methyltransferase, which encodes MPPGPDADSAPADSAPSDGDHYFSAEPASAAERRTLDVHLAGRDLTVQTASGIFSPGRVDLGTQVLLRSVPAPPPAGNLLDLGCGWGPIAVTLALLAPGATVWAVDVNTRALDLLRHTIRDLGLENVVAVGPDDVPDDVLFAAVWSNPPIRVGKEVLHGMLGRWLRRLTPEGQAHLVVQRNLGADSLQRWIVTELGLPTERVASAKGFRVLRVSPA
- the hflX gene encoding GTPase HflX yields the protein MTLPEPQPHDARDLADAVVARVLARAGTVLDAGETRRSDTDGDQMEREDRAALRRVRGLSTELSDVTEVEYRQLRLEKVVLAGIWSSGTVADAEVSLRELAALAETAGSEVLDGILQRRSTPDPATFLGSGKATELAEVVAATGADTVIVDADLAPSQRRSLEDIVKVKVIDRTALILDIFAQHAKSREGKAQVELAQLVYLLPRLRGWGESMSRQAGGRVAAGAGIGSRGPGETKIELDRRRIRTRVAKLKREIAAMEPSRATQRSSRKRHNVPSVAIAGYTNAGKSSLLNRLTGAGVLVENSLFATLDPTVRRARTPDGRQYTLADTVGFVRSLPTQLVEAFRSTLEEVGDADLVLHVVDVSHPDPEGQVAAVRAVLAEIEGAREIPELVVLNKADVADPDVVARMRRREPHSIVVSAYTGEGFAELQEMISAELPRPRVSVDVLVPYDRGDLVSRTHSEGEIDVEEHTEHGTLLRARVDADLAAELRTASVG